A stretch of the Duncaniella dubosii genome encodes the following:
- the rlmN gene encoding 23S rRNA (adenine(2503)-C(2))-methyltransferase RlmN: MEQHEIRRPLLGMTLAELETVAAEAGLRKFAAKQIARRLYVNRARSIDEMTELPKASREWLSEHYCVGLQAPIKASRSADGTVKYLFATRGEDFDFLTSGKGGRDVEAVYIPDRDRATLCVSSQAGCKMGCKFCMTGRQGFHGDLTAAGIINQIFAIPESSTLTNLVFMGMGEPMDNIDEVLKALEVLTAPWGLAWSPKRITVSSIGKLDSLRRLLDETKVHVAISVHSPFPAERESLMPIEKAFPVTRVMEFLRDYDFAHQRRLSAEYIMWGGVNDDMCHADALGRLLRGLDCRVNLIRFHAIPGFEHQTASTAVMERFRDRLNELGVTATIRASRGEDIEAACGMLSGESAGETH; encoded by the coding sequence ATGGAACAGCACGAAATACGCCGCCCCCTGCTTGGCATGACACTCGCCGAGCTCGAAACCGTTGCCGCTGAAGCCGGTCTGCGCAAGTTTGCAGCCAAGCAGATAGCCCGCCGTCTCTATGTCAACCGCGCACGCAGCATCGACGAGATGACCGAACTTCCGAAGGCATCACGCGAATGGCTCAGCGAACACTACTGCGTCGGCCTTCAGGCACCGATCAAGGCTTCGCGGTCGGCCGACGGCACGGTGAAATATCTCTTCGCCACACGAGGCGAAGATTTCGACTTTCTGACAAGCGGCAAGGGCGGACGCGATGTCGAGGCTGTCTATATCCCGGACCGCGACCGCGCGACACTGTGCGTCTCGTCGCAGGCAGGATGCAAGATGGGATGTAAGTTCTGCATGACAGGACGACAGGGATTTCACGGCGACCTGACCGCTGCCGGCATCATAAACCAGATATTCGCCATACCCGAAAGCTCGACCCTGACCAACCTTGTGTTCATGGGAATGGGCGAGCCGATGGACAATATTGACGAAGTGCTGAAAGCGCTCGAAGTGCTCACCGCCCCTTGGGGTCTGGCATGGAGCCCGAAGCGCATCACGGTGTCGAGCATAGGCAAGCTCGATTCACTCCGCCGCCTGCTTGACGAGACAAAGGTACATGTGGCCATCAGTGTCCACTCACCGTTCCCGGCCGAACGCGAAAGTCTCATGCCGATTGAAAAGGCGTTTCCTGTAACCCGCGTCATGGAGTTTCTGCGCGACTACGACTTTGCCCATCAGCGCCGCTTGTCGGCTGAATATATAATGTGGGGCGGTGTCAACGACGACATGTGCCATGCCGACGCACTCGGACGTCTGCTGCGCGGTCTCGACTGCCGTGTGAACCTCATAAGATTCCATGCAATCCCCGGTTTTGAACACCAGACCGCATCGACCGCCGTCATGGAGCGGTTTCGCGACAGGCTCAACGAACTTGGCGTGACCGCAACCATACGAGCCTCGCGCGGAGAAGACATCGAGGCCGCATGCGGAATGCTTAGCGGCGAAAGCGCCGGAGAAACCCACTGA
- a CDS encoding XRE family transcriptional regulator, whose product MTTIFIGKLIKDELKAQQKSVVWLSQELGCNRTNIYKIFNRHSIDAELLLRISRIMGRNFFEPYVDRLSS is encoded by the coding sequence ATGACGACTATCTTTATAGGAAAACTGATCAAGGATGAGCTTAAGGCACAGCAGAAGTCTGTCGTATGGCTCTCCCAAGAGCTTGGCTGTAACCGCACCAATATCTACAAGATCTTTAACCGCCATAGCATCGATGCCGAACTGCTCCTGCGCATCTCGCGCATCATGGGGCGCAACTTTTTCGAACCGTATGTCGATCGGCTATCCAGCTGA
- a CDS encoding N-acetyltransferase: MSVTIKAIEPTKREIKKYVRFGNSLYKGNDYFVPTLVFDEVHTLLPDKNPAFEYCRAQSFMAYRDGKPVGRITAIINDRLNESTGRKEARFGFVDFVDDPEVSDMLFATAEEWARDRGMTEMIGPMGFTDMDREGMLVEGFNEMGTMATIYNYDYYPAHVERLGYRKDTDWVEYRITVPDKVPEKMTRIAEIVLKKYDLRILKYTSGKKIKADYGQALFQLINEAYADLYGYCTLSEKQIDYYIDMYLSILRLEYVSVVVDSKGELIGVGITIPSLAKALQKSGGSLFPTGWYHILRDMKGQNEVIDLLLIAVKPEYQSKGVNSLFFYDLLNIFIKNGIKYAETNLELESNTKVQSQWDYFEKRQHRRRRAFRKKL; the protein is encoded by the coding sequence ATGTCTGTAACGATCAAGGCCATAGAGCCGACAAAAAGAGAAATCAAGAAATATGTCAGATTCGGCAACAGCCTCTATAAAGGTAACGACTATTTTGTCCCCACCTTGGTTTTCGATGAGGTCCATACGTTGCTCCCCGACAAGAATCCTGCTTTTGAATATTGCCGTGCGCAGTCATTCATGGCTTACCGCGACGGAAAGCCTGTAGGACGTATAACAGCCATTATCAACGACCGGCTCAATGAGAGCACAGGCCGCAAGGAGGCGCGTTTCGGTTTCGTCGATTTTGTCGACGACCCCGAAGTGTCCGACATGCTCTTCGCGACAGCCGAGGAGTGGGCGCGCGACCGTGGCATGACCGAGATGATAGGTCCGATGGGATTTACCGATATGGACCGAGAGGGAATGCTTGTCGAAGGCTTCAACGAGATGGGCACTATGGCCACCATCTATAACTACGACTACTATCCGGCACATGTCGAGCGCCTCGGCTATCGAAAAGATACCGACTGGGTGGAATACCGCATCACCGTGCCCGACAAAGTGCCTGAAAAAATGACCCGCATAGCGGAAATCGTGTTGAAAAAATACGATCTTCGTATTCTCAAATACACCTCCGGCAAGAAAATCAAGGCTGACTACGGTCAGGCACTCTTTCAGCTCATCAACGAGGCATACGCCGACCTTTACGGCTACTGCACCCTTTCCGAAAAGCAGATCGACTATTATATCGACATGTATCTCAGCATTCTGCGACTTGAATATGTCAGTGTGGTGGTTGACAGCAAGGGTGAGCTTATAGGGGTTGGCATCACCATTCCATCGCTTGCAAAGGCTCTTCAGAAGTCAGGCGGATCGCTGTTCCCGACAGGATGGTATCATATCCTTCGCGACATGAAGGGGCAGAACGAGGTCATCGACCTGCTTCTTATCGCCGTCAAGCCTGAATATCAGTCAAAGGGTGTCAACTCACTGTTCTTCTACGATCTTCTCAACATCTTCATCAAGAACGGCATAAAATATGCCGAAACGAATCTTGAGCTTGAATCAAACACAAAGGTCCAGTCGCAGTGGGATTATTTCGAGAAGCGCCAGCACCGCCGCCGCCGGGCTTTCCGCAAAAAACTGTAG
- a CDS encoding ATP-dependent DNA helicase: MTVGEFANLVKAKLPYNANRQQSLLIDALSRFCSSATPPESVFIINGYAGTGKTSLTGALVKALEEVGRPVVLLAPTGRAAKVFSAHSEHPAFTIHRKIYRGPTGNLSGGFTTMQDNRLSNAVFIVDEASMIGDQESDSGLAGPVNGLLEDLLQYVFTGDNCRLILLGDIAQLPPVGSTESPAMSPKRYKELGLHVSRAVLTDTVRQARYSGILRNATWLRRAMLVDPLPAPKLILGHYDDVFVVDGEEVLDAIGDCYRDGGAAATAVITRSNRRATAFNLGIRTQILDYEEELVKGERLLVAKNNYTWSAKIKGLDFIANGDVAVVTAVHSTEEKYGFRFANVTVNLPDRDVDVECRIFLDTLTDESSSLSRERMESLAQARMDDPEVNAPDVPYETRLRRLRTDEYFNALQVKYAYAVTCHKAQGAQWPNVFVDMGGIPAEAQGLDFYRWLYTATSRATSRLFYMNPDEAMCE; the protein is encoded by the coding sequence ATGACAGTCGGCGAATTTGCAAATCTGGTAAAGGCCAAGTTGCCCTACAACGCCAATAGGCAGCAATCACTGCTTATTGACGCGCTTTCCCGTTTCTGCTCGTCGGCGACGCCTCCGGAGTCAGTCTTTATCATCAACGGTTATGCCGGCACGGGAAAGACCTCTCTGACAGGTGCGCTTGTCAAGGCTCTTGAGGAGGTCGGCCGTCCGGTCGTGCTGCTTGCCCCTACAGGGCGTGCAGCCAAAGTGTTCAGCGCACATTCCGAACATCCGGCTTTCACCATACACCGTAAGATTTACCGTGGGCCGACGGGCAATCTTTCCGGAGGTTTCACCACGATGCAGGACAATCGTCTTTCAAACGCTGTGTTTATTGTCGACGAGGCATCGATGATAGGGGATCAGGAATCGGACTCAGGGCTTGCAGGGCCTGTCAACGGATTGCTTGAAGACCTGTTGCAATACGTGTTCACCGGCGATAACTGCCGGCTGATTCTGCTTGGAGATATCGCGCAGTTGCCCCCGGTTGGTAGCACCGAGAGTCCGGCCATGTCGCCTAAACGCTACAAGGAGCTTGGACTCCACGTTTCGCGTGCGGTTCTGACCGATACCGTCAGGCAGGCGCGCTATTCCGGTATCCTCCGCAATGCCACATGGTTGCGGCGTGCAATGCTTGTCGATCCTCTTCCCGCGCCAAAACTTATACTCGGCCACTACGATGATGTTTTTGTGGTCGATGGCGAGGAGGTGCTCGACGCTATCGGAGACTGCTATCGTGACGGTGGAGCAGCGGCCACGGCTGTCATAACCCGTTCAAACCGGCGCGCGACGGCCTTCAATCTCGGCATCCGCACTCAGATTCTTGACTATGAGGAGGAGCTGGTCAAGGGAGAGCGTCTGCTGGTTGCAAAAAACAACTACACTTGGTCGGCTAAAATCAAGGGTCTCGACTTCATTGCCAACGGTGATGTGGCCGTCGTCACCGCCGTCCATTCTACGGAGGAAAAATATGGCTTCCGTTTCGCTAATGTGACCGTTAATCTGCCTGACCGCGATGTCGATGTGGAGTGTCGCATATTTCTCGACACCCTTACCGACGAAAGTTCCTCGCTTTCGCGCGAACGCATGGAGTCGCTCGCTCAGGCACGGATGGACGACCCGGAGGTCAACGCACCCGATGTCCCTTACGAGACTCGTCTACGCCGTCTGCGCACCGACGAATATTTCAACGCGCTTCAGGTCAAGTATGCCTATGCCGTGACCTGCCATAAGGCGCAGGGCGCACAGTGGCCCAATGTGTTTGTCGACATGGGGGGCATTCCTGCCGAAGCACAGGGTCTTGACTTCTACCGCTGGCTCTACACTGCCACCTCGCGCGCCACCTCGCGCCTCTTCTATATGAATCCCGACGAAGCCATGTGCGAATAG
- a CDS encoding macro domain-containing protein, translating to MKPSDRLHIVKGSITRLTTDAIVNAANNQLRAGSGVCGAIHSAAGPMLQTECMKIGWCPTGQSVITDAYNLPCKKVIHTVGPDLRPWAADKLAESPERLLASCYDTAISLAKANGLKSIAFPCISTGVYMYPKSEAARIAYDTIMHRLSTDYDGEVTVCCFTDDDLESYRQLTD from the coding sequence ATGAAGCCATCAGACCGCCTACATATAGTGAAAGGCTCAATCACCCGCCTGACAACCGATGCCATTGTCAATGCCGCCAACAATCAGCTACGCGCCGGAAGCGGAGTCTGCGGTGCAATCCATTCGGCTGCAGGACCGATGCTACAGACCGAGTGCATGAAAATCGGATGGTGCCCGACAGGGCAGAGCGTCATTACCGATGCCTATAATCTCCCGTGTAAAAAGGTGATTCACACCGTAGGGCCCGATCTGCGCCCGTGGGCGGCTGACAAACTGGCCGAAAGCCCCGAGCGGCTTTTAGCGTCGTGCTACGACACTGCCATCAGTCTCGCCAAAGCCAACGGGCTGAAATCAATCGCCTTTCCGTGTATAAGCACCGGTGTATATATGTATCCTAAATCCGAAGCTGCCCGTATAGCCTACGACACTATCATGCACCGCCTTTCGACCGACTACGACGGCGAAGTGACCGTCTGCTGTTTCACGGACGATGACCTTGAAAGCTACCGCCAGCTGACAGACTGA
- a CDS encoding malate dehydrogenase: MSKVTVVGAGNVGATCADVIVKYGIADEVVLLDIKEGVSEGKAMDIMQTANILNINTRLTGVTNDYEKTAGSDVVVITSGIPRKPGMTREELIGVNAGIVKSVTDQLLKYSPDAIIICISNPMDTMTYLIHKVSGLPKNRIIGMGGALDSARFKYFLSIGLNANPTEVEGIVIGGHGDTTMIPLVRYAAYRGVPATNYLSDDQLAKIAADTMVGGATLTKLLGTSAWYAPGAAGAQMVKAVLHNEKKLISCSALLDGEYGEKDLCIGVPCIIGKDGIEKIVEFELNDAEKELFHKSAEAVHKTNAALASAL, encoded by the coding sequence ATGTCAAAGGTTACAGTTGTAGGCGCCGGCAACGTGGGCGCTACTTGTGCTGATGTGATTGTCAAGTATGGTATCGCCGACGAGGTTGTCCTCCTCGACATCAAGGAAGGTGTTTCGGAAGGCAAGGCCATGGACATCATGCAGACCGCCAACATCCTCAATATCAACACCCGTCTTACCGGTGTCACCAACGACTACGAAAAGACTGCAGGCAGCGACGTCGTTGTCATCACTTCAGGCATTCCCCGCAAGCCCGGCATGACCCGCGAAGAGCTTATCGGTGTAAACGCCGGCATCGTAAAGTCTGTGACCGACCAGCTTCTCAAGTATTCGCCCGATGCGATCATCATCTGCATCTCCAACCCAATGGACACCATGACCTACCTCATCCACAAGGTCAGCGGTCTTCCCAAAAACCGCATCATCGGCATGGGTGGAGCTCTCGACAGCGCCCGCTTCAAATATTTCCTCTCAATCGGCCTCAACGCCAACCCCACTGAGGTTGAAGGCATTGTGATCGGCGGACACGGCGACACCACAATGATTCCCCTCGTGCGCTACGCAGCTTACCGTGGTGTGCCCGCTACAAACTATCTTTCTGACGACCAGCTCGCCAAGATTGCAGCCGACACTATGGTCGGTGGCGCTACCCTCACCAAACTCCTCGGCACTTCTGCATGGTATGCACCCGGTGCGGCTGGAGCACAGATGGTCAAGGCTGTTCTCCACAACGAAAAGAAACTCATCAGCTGCTCTGCACTCCTCGACGGAGAATATGGCGAAAAGGATCTCTGCATCGGCGTTCCCTGTATCATCGGCAAGGACGGCATCGAAAAGATTGTTGAATTCGAACTCAACGATGCCGAAAAAGAACTCTTCCACAAGAGCGCCGAAGCTGTCCACAAGACCAACGCAGCACTCGCTTCAGCTCTCTAA
- the pckA gene encoding phosphoenolpyruvate carboxykinase (ATP), protein MSTIDLSQYGITGAKVIHNPSYDQLFIDETNPNLQGYEKGQETELGAVNVMTGIYTGRSPKDKFFVKDDTSANSIWWTTEEYKNDNKPITPATWDALKAIADKELSDKTLYVVDAFCGTNPDTRLAVRFVMEVAWQAHFVTNMFIRPTEDELKNFKPDFVVLNASKAKVENWKELGINSETCVAFNLTERMQLIINTWYGGEMKKGMFSIMNYYNPLRGIASMHCSANTDKQGENTAIFFGLSGTGKTTLSTDPKRLLIGDDEHGWDDNGVFNYEGGCYAKVINLDKDSEPDIYNAITRDALLENVTVDAEGKIDFTDKSVTENTRVSYPINHIKNIIVPSRGPAAKNVIFLSADAFGVLPPVSILTPEQTKYYFLSGFTSKLAGTERGITEPTPTFSACFGAAFLSLHPTKYAEELVKRMEQSGAKAYLVNTGWNGSGKRISIKDTRGIIDAILDSAILSAPTKQLPIFDFTVPTELPGVDPKILDPRDTYADAQEWYTKADKLAEMFINNFKKFEGHEAGKALVAAGPHPEKA, encoded by the coding sequence ATGAGTACAATTGATTTATCCCAGTATGGCATCACCGGCGCAAAGGTGATTCACAATCCCAGCTACGACCAGCTCTTCATCGACGAAACCAACCCCAACCTTCAGGGTTATGAAAAGGGTCAGGAAACCGAGCTCGGTGCTGTCAACGTGATGACCGGAATCTACACCGGCCGTTCGCCCAAGGACAAGTTCTTCGTTAAGGACGACACCAGCGCAAACTCTATCTGGTGGACAACCGAAGAATACAAGAACGACAACAAGCCCATCACTCCCGCTACCTGGGATGCCCTCAAGGCTATCGCCGACAAGGAGCTCTCTGACAAGACTCTCTATGTTGTCGACGCTTTCTGCGGCACAAACCCCGATACACGTCTTGCAGTACGCTTCGTGATGGAAGTGGCATGGCAGGCTCACTTCGTGACCAACATGTTCATCCGCCCCACCGAAGACGAGCTCAAAAACTTCAAGCCCGACTTCGTGGTTCTCAACGCTTCAAAGGCTAAGGTTGAAAACTGGAAGGAACTCGGCATCAACTCTGAGACCTGCGTTGCATTCAACCTCACCGAACGCATGCAGCTCATCATCAACACTTGGTATGGCGGCGAAATGAAGAAGGGTATGTTCTCAATCATGAACTACTACAACCCCCTCCGCGGCATCGCTTCAATGCACTGCTCGGCCAACACCGACAAGCAGGGCGAAAACACCGCTATCTTCTTCGGCCTCTCAGGAACAGGCAAGACCACACTTTCAACCGACCCGAAGCGCCTCCTCATCGGCGACGACGAGCACGGCTGGGACGACAACGGCGTGTTCAACTACGAAGGCGGCTGCTACGCAAAGGTTATCAACCTCGACAAGGACAGCGAGCCTGACATCTACAACGCCATCACCCGCGACGCACTTCTCGAAAACGTTACTGTCGACGCTGAAGGCAAGATCGACTTCACCGACAAGAGCGTGACCGAAAACACCCGTGTAAGCTACCCCATCAACCACATCAAGAACATCATCGTTCCTTCTCGCGGTCCCGCCGCAAAGAACGTTATCTTCCTCTCGGCTGATGCGTTCGGAGTGCTTCCTCCCGTTTCTATCCTCACTCCCGAGCAGACCAAGTACTACTTCCTCTCAGGATTCACCAGCAAGCTCGCAGGCACAGAACGCGGCATCACAGAGCCCACTCCCACCTTCTCTGCATGCTTCGGCGCTGCATTCCTTTCGCTCCACCCCACCAAGTACGCTGAAGAACTCGTTAAGCGTATGGAACAGAGCGGTGCAAAGGCTTATCTCGTGAACACCGGCTGGAACGGTTCAGGCAAGCGCATCTCTATCAAGGACACCCGTGGCATCATCGACGCTATCCTTGACAGTGCTATCCTCAGCGCTCCCACCAAGCAGCTCCCCATCTTCGACTTCACCGTCCCCACCGAACTCCCCGGCGTAGATCCCAAGATCCTCGATCCCCGCGACACTTACGCCGACGCTCAGGAATGGTACACCAAGGCCGACAAGCTCGCTGAAATGTTCATCAACAACTTCAAGAAGTTCGAAGGACATGAGGCAGGCAAGGCACTCGTAGCTGCAGGTCCTCACCCCGAAAAGGCATAA
- a CDS encoding protein kinase domain-containing protein, whose protein sequence is MDTTPSNPPVYGSTEKWTEIEHLPEWDEEFYHVYTAKKFGKWLMLKTLRPELKGVPEYEQMIEKEFEVRYNLAHPHIIMINDFEEVPGLGMCIITDDVYGDSLEKLIREGKVTEAHLDKLQHQLLDALDYIQANHLEHHPLSTSRIIFTENVGNLKLIDVGFDQKTHITPKDASEDIRNYGEVLAATLAAIPGQHQRLRKVAERCMNPDPAKRYHDVNELRLALADRKQNNIYIAIIAFLVAMIALLLWLNSPYRPAPLQETANTQIESTD, encoded by the coding sequence ATGGATACAACTCCCTCCAATCCTCCTGTTTACGGGTCTACTGAAAAGTGGACTGAAATAGAGCATCTTCCCGAATGGGACGAAGAATTCTATCATGTCTATACAGCCAAGAAATTTGGCAAGTGGCTGATGCTGAAAACTCTTCGCCCGGAGCTGAAGGGTGTGCCCGAATATGAGCAGATGATAGAGAAGGAGTTCGAGGTGCGCTACAATCTCGCCCATCCCCATATCATCATGATAAATGATTTTGAGGAAGTTCCCGGCCTCGGAATGTGTATCATCACCGATGATGTGTATGGCGATTCGCTTGAAAAGCTCATCAGGGAAGGCAAGGTTACCGAGGCTCACCTCGACAAGCTCCAGCATCAGCTTCTCGATGCCCTCGACTATATACAGGCCAATCATCTTGAACACCATCCACTCTCCACATCCCGGATTATTTTCACCGAAAACGTCGGCAACCTCAAGCTCATTGATGTCGGCTTCGACCAGAAGACCCACATCACGCCCAAGGATGCGAGCGAGGACATCAGGAACTACGGAGAAGTGCTCGCCGCCACGCTCGCCGCCATTCCCGGACAGCATCAGCGACTGCGCAAGGTGGCTGAGCGCTGCATGAATCCCGACCCGGCGAAACGCTATCATGATGTCAACGAACTTCGACTGGCTCTTGCCGACCGCAAGCAAAACAACATATACATAGCCATAATAGCATTCCTCGTCGCGATGATCGCACTGCTGCTGTGGCTCAACTCTCCCTACCGACCGGCTCCGCTTCAGGAGACCGCCAATACCCAGATTGAATCTACCGATTGA
- a CDS encoding thioredoxin family protein has translation MTLRKLLLSVIVGATFVACGSSDSAAKETNTKPEMTQVKEGEPIVYTLNSTISPDKQLPTVIDFSATWCGPCRRFAPIFEETAKEYKGKAIFMSVDVDNSPETARQFEVSAIPQVSILMPDGTITSTVGFMDKDQFVDFISKAVK, from the coding sequence ATGACACTCCGAAAACTACTCCTCTCAGTCATCGTGGGCGCGACATTCGTGGCCTGCGGAAGCAGTGACTCAGCCGCAAAAGAGACTAATACAAAACCCGAAATGACCCAAGTCAAGGAAGGAGAACCAATAGTCTACACCCTCAACTCCACAATCTCTCCCGACAAGCAACTGCCCACTGTCATCGACTTCAGCGCCACATGGTGCGGTCCGTGCCGTCGCTTCGCCCCCATTTTCGAGGAAACGGCCAAAGAATACAAAGGCAAAGCCATCTTCATGTCTGTCGATGTTGACAACTCACCCGAGACTGCACGCCAGTTTGAAGTATCGGCAATCCCTCAGGTAAGCATCCTCATGCCCGACGGCACAATAACTTCGACAGTCGGATTCATGGATAAAGACCAGTTCGTCGACTTTATCTCAAAAGCCGTCAAATAA